A genomic stretch from Candidatus Nitrotoga arctica includes:
- a CDS encoding class I fructose-bisphosphate aldolase — MNRSTKDELQATITDMVVPCKGILAADESSPTIAKRFAAIGATSTVELQRAYRSLLFTTSGIEKFISGAILFEDTLGQIAEDGTPLPEVLARKGIVPGVKVDKGKIPLANASGDEITQGLDGLAERLRIYKAQGARFAKWREVYSISEQNPTILGIEANAEMLARYAAVCQEEGFVPIVEPEVLIDGNHTLERCLEVSEAVIHAVFQALHRHRVIMEYIVLKPSMVLPGKEHPVKASLEQVAAATITVLRRTVPAAVPSINFLSGGQSPEEATANLNAINILFPNAPWALSFSYARALQQPALQAWAGKSENGSAAQQMLYHRAQLNGWASCGKYNSELEK, encoded by the coding sequence ATGAACCGCAGCACTAAAGACGAATTGCAGGCAACTATCACTGATATGGTAGTGCCGTGCAAAGGCATCCTTGCTGCCGATGAGAGCAGTCCTACCATAGCGAAACGTTTTGCAGCTATAGGGGCCACGTCTACAGTCGAGTTGCAGCGCGCCTATCGTTCGCTTCTGTTTACTACGTCAGGCATTGAGAAATTTATTAGCGGGGCAATCTTGTTTGAGGACACCCTTGGGCAAATTGCAGAGGACGGCACCCCGCTGCCCGAGGTCTTGGCTAGAAAGGGTATTGTGCCTGGCGTGAAGGTGGACAAAGGCAAGATTCCTTTGGCGAACGCATCCGGCGATGAGATCACACAGGGACTCGACGGCTTGGCCGAGCGCCTTCGCATTTATAAAGCACAAGGGGCACGTTTTGCCAAGTGGCGAGAGGTGTACTCGATCAGTGAACAAAATCCAACGATACTCGGCATTGAAGCCAATGCGGAAATGCTGGCACGCTACGCGGCTGTCTGCCAGGAAGAAGGTTTCGTGCCTATTGTTGAGCCCGAAGTACTAATTGATGGAAACCATACATTGGAGCGCTGTCTCGAAGTTTCCGAGGCGGTGATACATGCCGTCTTTCAAGCGCTGCACCGCCACAGAGTGATCATGGAATACATCGTACTCAAGCCGAGCATGGTGCTGCCAGGTAAAGAACATCCTGTTAAGGCAAGTCTGGAGCAAGTGGCTGCGGCTACGATTACGGTGTTGCGCCGCACGGTACCTGCGGCAGTGCCCAGCATAAATTTTCTGTCTGGAGGTCAGTCACCCGAGGAAGCGACGGCCAATCTTAATGCTATTAATATCTTGTTTCCCAATGCACCTTGGGCATTGTCGTTCTCCTATGCACGCGCCTTGCAGCAACCCGCTTTACAGGCTTGGGCGGGTAAGTCTGAAAATGGGTCTGCCGCCCAACAGATGCTTTACCATCGCGCCCAGCTAAATGGCTGGGCGAGCTGTGGTAAATATAATTCCGAATTGGAAAAATGA
- the glgP gene encoding alpha-glucan family phosphorylase, whose translation MKEKTDASHSMENHPHEDLEGFDALAELALDMRSSWSHGADSIWKQLNPELWDLTHNPWVVLQTIQREKFQCELADPTFCKSIDDLVQARRTSAEAPAWFQQTYPQSSLSCVAYFCMEFMLSEALPIYSGGLGNVAGDQLKAASDLGVPVIGVGLLYQQGYFRQVIDKDGMQQALYPYNEPGQLPITPLRHPNGEWLRLEIVLPGYSVWLRAWQVQVGRVKLYLLDSNDAANFPAHRGITSELYGGGPELRLKQELLLGIGGWRLLAALGIEPEVCHLNEGHAAFAILERARSFMKLTGQSFEVALAVTRAGNLFTTHTAVAAGFDRFTPALIEQYLKKYAEHQLGITLHDLLALGRLNPNDPSESFNMAYLAIRGSGAVNGVSRLHGKVSRHLFEPLFPQWPLDEVPVGHITNGVHVPTWDSVAADELWTNVCGKDRWLRATETLEQDIRSIPDAKLWQLRTDSRKSLIEYARKRLCRQMAASGASIEAVNRAKHLLDPDTLTLGFARRFATYKRPDLLLHDLDRLLHILTNNPQRPVQIILAGKAHPADQAGRALIQKWTQFIGQGTLHPPIIFLADYDMLVAERLVQGVDVWVNTPRRPWEASGTSGMKVLVNGGINLSELDGWWAEAYTPEVGWALGDGEEHGDDPAWDAAEAEALYNLLEHEVIPEFYNRNQEGIPTAWVARMRESMARLTPRFSTNRTVREYTEQHYLPAVSAYRERMVNKSAVGVQIVNWRHDLDQHWAALRFGEVKVETKGQQHVFEVQVYLDDLDSNAVRVELYADGINGSSSIRQEMARISQLTYSVGGYLYSGAVSAARPSTDFTARITPCYPGVSVPLETAHILWQR comes from the coding sequence ATGAAAGAAAAAACAGATGCCAGCCATTCGATGGAAAACCATCCACACGAGGATTTAGAAGGATTTGATGCACTGGCTGAGCTTGCATTGGACATGCGCTCATCATGGAGTCACGGTGCCGACTCAATATGGAAACAGCTTAATCCCGAGCTTTGGGATTTGACTCACAACCCCTGGGTTGTCTTGCAAACAATTCAGCGTGAGAAATTTCAATGCGAATTAGCCGATCCCACTTTCTGCAAAAGTATTGATGACTTGGTGCAAGCCAGACGAACTTCTGCAGAAGCGCCCGCTTGGTTTCAACAAACCTATCCGCAATCTTCCCTGAGTTGTGTCGCATATTTCTGCATGGAATTTATGTTGAGCGAAGCTCTTCCCATCTATTCTGGCGGGCTGGGTAATGTGGCCGGTGATCAGCTCAAAGCTGCCAGCGATTTAGGTGTGCCGGTCATCGGCGTAGGGCTGCTTTACCAACAAGGCTATTTTCGTCAAGTAATCGACAAAGATGGGATGCAACAGGCTCTTTATCCCTATAACGAGCCCGGACAGTTGCCAATCACACCGTTGCGTCACCCGAATGGTGAGTGGTTGAGATTAGAGATTGTGTTGCCCGGCTATTCGGTCTGGCTACGCGCTTGGCAGGTTCAAGTCGGCAGAGTAAAGCTGTACTTGCTGGATAGCAATGATGCAGCAAATTTCCCCGCACATCGCGGCATTACTAGCGAGCTCTACGGAGGCGGGCCAGAGTTGCGCCTCAAGCAGGAGTTACTGCTCGGGATTGGTGGATGGCGATTACTCGCTGCACTCGGTATTGAGCCTGAGGTCTGTCACCTGAATGAAGGGCATGCGGCCTTCGCCATTCTGGAGCGGGCGCGGAGTTTCATGAAACTGACCGGACAGTCTTTCGAAGTCGCACTCGCTGTTACGCGAGCGGGCAATCTCTTCACTACTCACACAGCGGTGGCCGCCGGTTTTGACCGGTTCACTCCGGCTCTGATTGAGCAATACCTCAAAAAGTATGCTGAACATCAGCTCGGCATAACACTCCACGATTTGCTTGCACTTGGTCGTCTGAACCCGAACGACCCATCCGAAAGTTTCAATATGGCCTATTTGGCGATTCGCGGGAGCGGAGCCGTAAATGGCGTGAGCCGTCTGCATGGAAAAGTGAGTCGGCACCTCTTTGAACCCCTTTTTCCGCAGTGGCCACTGGACGAAGTGCCGGTCGGGCACATAACGAACGGGGTTCATGTACCGACTTGGGACTCCGTAGCGGCCGATGAACTTTGGACAAATGTTTGTGGAAAGGATCGCTGGCTAAGGGCGACGGAAACCCTGGAACAGGACATTCGCAGTATTCCCGACGCGAAGCTCTGGCAACTGCGCACCGACAGCCGCAAATCTCTCATCGAATATGCACGCAAACGATTATGCCGGCAAATGGCCGCATCGGGTGCATCCATTGAGGCAGTTAACAGGGCGAAGCACCTGCTGGATCCGGATACCTTGACGCTGGGCTTTGCACGACGCTTCGCAACCTACAAGAGACCGGATTTACTGTTGCATGATCTGGATCGACTGTTGCACATACTCACTAATAATCCACAACGTCCGGTGCAGATAATCCTGGCGGGAAAAGCACATCCGGCGGATCAGGCAGGTCGCGCACTGATTCAGAAATGGACGCAATTCATTGGCCAGGGCACGTTACATCCACCGATAATTTTCTTGGCCGATTACGATATGTTGGTAGCCGAGCGTTTGGTGCAGGGTGTGGATGTTTGGGTCAATACACCCCGACGACCGTGGGAGGCAAGCGGAACAAGCGGTATGAAGGTGCTCGTCAATGGAGGTATCAATCTATCCGAATTAGACGGTTGGTGGGCGGAAGCCTACACGCCGGAAGTAGGGTGGGCATTGGGGGACGGCGAAGAACATGGCGATGATCCGGCTTGGGACGCTGCTGAAGCGGAAGCGCTTTATAACCTGCTTGAACATGAAGTTATCCCGGAGTTTTATAACCGCAACCAGGAGGGGATTCCGACCGCTTGGGTAGCGCGGATGCGGGAAAGTATGGCACGCTTAACGCCGCGTTTTTCCACAAACCGTACTGTGCGCGAATATACTGAACAACACTATCTCCCCGCTGTCTCAGCCTATCGTGAGCGTATGGTCAATAAAAGTGCAGTGGGTGTGCAGATCGTTAATTGGCGGCACGATCTGGATCAACATTGGGCCGCACTACGGTTCGGCGAAGTAAAGGTTGAGACTAAGGGGCAACAACACGTATTTGAAGTGCAGGTCTACCTCGATGACCTCGACTCAAATGCCGTGCGAGTCGAGCTATATGCCGATGGCATCAATGGAAGCAGTTCGATCAGACAAGAGATGGCGCGCATCAGCCAGCTGACGTACTCGGTTGGCGGGTACCTATATAGTGGGGCGGTGTCGGCAGCCCGACCATCGACAGATTTTACCGCGCGAATAACTCCATGTTACCCCGGTGTATCAGTACCTTTGGAAACAGCCCACATCCTATGGCAGCGGTGA
- a CDS encoding uracil-DNA glycosylase family protein yields MSETRYPTLEVLLSKVRDCRACEQYLPLGPRPVLRASETARILIVGQAPGARVHTTGIPWDDPSGERLRTWMGINKNIFYDQSHIAIIPMGYCYPGRGKGGDLPPRRECAELWLDQLLAKLPRIELTLLVGQYAQRYFLGNRRKRSLTETTREWQEYAPQYFPLPHPSPRNTPWFNSNPWFEQQLLPVLRARIEALHAS; encoded by the coding sequence GTGTCCGAAACAAGATATCCCACTCTCGAAGTATTATTGTCCAAGGTGCGCGATTGCCGTGCGTGCGAGCAATATCTGCCGCTCGGCCCGCGTCCCGTGCTGCGCGCCAGTGAAACGGCCCGTATTCTGATCGTGGGGCAGGCGCCCGGCGCGCGTGTGCATACTACTGGCATCCCGTGGGATGACCCGAGCGGAGAGCGTCTGCGAACGTGGATGGGGATAAATAAAAATATTTTTTATGATCAGTCGCATATCGCGATCATCCCAATGGGCTATTGTTATCCGGGACGAGGGAAGGGGGGCGATTTACCGCCGCGCCGCGAATGCGCGGAGTTATGGTTAGACCAATTGCTGGCCAAGCTACCTCGGATTGAACTGACTTTGCTGGTCGGCCAGTATGCGCAGCGTTACTTTCTGGGCAACCGCCGCAAGCGCTCTTTAACGGAAACAACCAGAGAATGGCAGGAATATGCTCCGCAATATTTTCCCCTGCCACATCCTTCACCGCGCAATACACCATGGTTTAACAGCAACCCATGGTTTGAGCAGCAACTTTTGCCCGTACTGCGCGCGAGGATCGAAGCACTTCACGCTAGCTGA
- a CDS encoding DUF488 family protein, translating into MIKQGSQPIVLTVGHSTRPLEEFIDLLKAHSVTSLIDVRSVPRSRHNPQFNGDTLPIALELIGTRYAHATGLGGFRRASPESPNMGWRNASFRGYADYMQTAEFAENLTGLMELATHERVALMCAEAVPWRCHRSLIADALLVHGIHVEEIVSRARLQAHALTSFVKVDGMTITYPPYEMPS; encoded by the coding sequence ATGATAAAGCAAGGCTCTCAACCTATCGTATTGACTGTGGGGCATTCCACACGACCTCTGGAAGAGTTTATCGATCTGCTTAAGGCCCACTCAGTTACAAGTCTCATTGATGTGCGTAGCGTGCCAAGATCTCGTCACAACCCGCAATTCAACGGCGACACATTGCCGATCGCACTTGAACTTATCGGAACCCGCTATGCGCACGCTACCGGCTTGGGAGGCTTCCGCCGCGCGAGCCCGGAGTCTCCGAATATGGGTTGGCGAAATGCTTCATTCCGCGGTTATGCGGACTATATGCAGACTGCCGAATTTGCAGAAAATCTGACGGGCCTGATGGAACTGGCAACGCATGAACGGGTGGCGCTGATGTGCGCCGAAGCTGTCCCGTGGCGTTGCCATCGCTCGTTAATTGCCGACGCGTTGTTAGTACACGGCATCCACGTCGAGGAAATTGTCAGCAGAGCGCGCCTTCAGGCACATGCGCTAACTTCTTTTGTCAAGGTAGATGGCATGACAATAACTTATCCACCTTATGAGATGCCCTCCTGA
- a CDS encoding thiamine pyrophosphate-dependent enzyme, with protein MAYTLKAKMMLEYDNRYAVGLTGLLGSKAGARAITGGKLLLMLGSDFPWKEFLDSSVKIVQIDTKPERLGRRVALHMGLCGDIGPTLRALLPLINPKTDDRFLNACVADYAEVDEDHRVHAADPGEENLIKPEFVAAMIDRLADDDAIFTADTGMNTVWAARYLHGTGKRTLMGSFSHGSMANAMPQSIGAALHSPERQVIAFCGDGGISMLMGDLMTIAQYKLPIKLIVFNNRSLGMVELEMQVAGLPDWQTKMINPDFAMVAEACGIRGYSIANPAKLEKALKEALLHNGPALVEVFTNSHVPTLPPHTSVGVMSRYIQSQAKLALGGRMNEVWDAFKTNLKYIRDL; from the coding sequence ATGGCCTATACCCTTAAGGCCAAGATGATGTTGGAATACGACAATCGTTATGCAGTTGGGTTGACGGGTCTGCTCGGCAGCAAGGCCGGCGCTCGCGCCATCACCGGCGGCAAGCTGTTGCTCATGCTCGGCAGCGATTTCCCCTGGAAGGAGTTTCTCGACAGCTCGGTCAAAATCGTACAGATCGACACCAAGCCAGAACGGCTTGGGCGGCGGGTTGCATTGCACATGGGCCTGTGCGGTGACATCGGCCCTACACTTCGGGCGCTGCTGCCATTAATCAATCCCAAGACCGATGACCGCTTTCTCAATGCCTGCGTGGCTGACTATGCCGAAGTGGATGAAGATCATCGCGTGCATGCCGCGGATCCCGGCGAAGAAAACCTGATCAAACCCGAATTTGTCGCCGCGATGATTGATCGGCTAGCCGACGACGATGCCATTTTCACCGCGGATACCGGCATGAACACGGTGTGGGCGGCGCGCTATTTGCACGGCACCGGGAAGCGCACGCTGATGGGTAGTTTTTCGCACGGGTCCATGGCCAATGCCATGCCGCAATCTATCGGCGCCGCCCTGCACTCACCCGAGCGCCAAGTCATCGCATTTTGTGGCGACGGCGGTATCTCGATGCTCATGGGTGACTTGATGACCATCGCCCAATACAAACTGCCGATAAAGCTGATCGTTTTTAATAATCGCAGCCTGGGTATGGTCGAACTGGAAATGCAGGTAGCCGGCTTGCCCGATTGGCAGACTAAGATGATCAATCCCGATTTCGCGATGGTGGCCGAGGCTTGTGGCATCCGCGGTTATTCGATCGCTAATCCCGCCAAGCTGGAAAAGGCTCTCAAGGAAGCATTGCTGCATAACGGTCCGGCGCTGGTCGAGGTGTTCACCAACTCACATGTACCGACTCTGCCGCCGCACACCTCGGTCGGCGTAATGTCCCGTTATATACAGTCGCAGGCCAAGCTGGCGCTGGGAGGACGGATGAACGAAGTCTGGGACGCGTTTAAGACCAATCTCAAATACATCCGCGATCTGTGA
- a CDS encoding thiamine pyrophosphate-binding protein, whose amino-acid sequence MSRTVAEQLVEMLKAAGIRRIYGVTGDSLNFFNDALRRDGSIDWIHVRHEEVGAYAAMIEGVLGGIGCCAGSAGPGHVHLINGLYDAHRWGAPVLALASTITSDDYGTESFQSTDLHMFDGCSYYNEVATTPQQLPRMLQQALQHAWNRKGVGVCAFSGDLMTCNADDDALCVGLYRPQSVLRPSDVEIQLLAELINSSEDIGIYAGIGCADARTEVIELSR is encoded by the coding sequence ATGAGCCGCACCGTGGCTGAACAATTGGTCGAAATGCTCAAGGCTGCTGGTATCCGCCGCATTTATGGCGTCACTGGCGACAGCCTGAATTTCTTCAACGACGCCCTGCGCCGCGATGGCAGCATCGACTGGATTCACGTCCGTCATGAGGAAGTCGGCGCCTATGCTGCGATGATTGAAGGCGTGCTTGGCGGGATTGGTTGCTGCGCTGGTAGTGCCGGGCCAGGCCATGTTCATCTGATCAACGGTCTCTATGACGCTCATCGCTGGGGGGCGCCGGTTCTGGCATTGGCCTCGACCATTACCTCTGATGATTACGGTACTGAGAGCTTTCAATCCACCGACCTGCACATGTTCGACGGATGCAGTTACTATAATGAGGTGGCGACGACACCACAGCAATTGCCGCGGATGTTGCAGCAGGCGCTTCAGCACGCCTGGAATCGCAAGGGCGTGGGTGTGTGCGCTTTTTCTGGCGATCTGATGACGTGCAACGCCGATGATGACGCGCTGTGTGTCGGCTTGTATCGGCCACAGTCGGTTCTGCGTCCCTCCGATGTAGAAATCCAGCTATTAGCGGAGCTGATCAATAGTTCCGAAGACATCGGCATCTATGCGGGCATCGGCTGTGCTGATGCCCGTACCGAGGTGATCGAACTGAGCCGATAA
- a CDS encoding FAD-dependent oxidoreductase, translated as MNVEETKLNGLNFATGVAHSVVTEGEMLLGHAHGEPVLLTRSGNELFAIGAFCTHYGAPLNEGLLVGDTLRCPWHHACFSLRTGEALRAPALNPISCWRVEQLDGIVYVREKLEIQGQQPSLIETSLQGPIIILGGGAAGNAAAEMLRREGYVGRITMLSADESEPCDRPNLSKGYLAGTTPEEFNLLRSPEFYREHDIDLKLSARATTIDTANRYVQLENGSRFTYAALLLATGAEPVRLEVPGGDLPHVYYLRTLADSRVLIAKALTSQRAVVIGASFIGLEVAASLRNRDIEVHVVGRETNPMEKILGADVGKFIRKLHEDHGVTFHLDTTATSIDAHSITLQNGEIIQADFIVVGIGVRPSIALAEQAGLATDRGVTVNEYLETSVSGIFAAGDIARWPDMLTGEHIRVEHWVVAERQGQTAARNMLGQRERFDAVPFFWTEQYDFGLAYVGHAEQWDKAEIDGQLDADTRNCTITYRRGAKKLAVATVHRDLECLRAEVEFERNLAKKM; from the coding sequence ATGAATGTAGAAGAAACAAAACTGAACGGACTGAATTTCGCGACAGGTGTTGCACACTCCGTTGTGACAGAAGGCGAGATGTTACTCGGGCATGCACATGGTGAACCTGTTCTGCTCACGCGATCCGGCAACGAACTGTTCGCCATTGGTGCTTTCTGCACACACTATGGAGCGCCGCTGAATGAGGGATTGCTGGTGGGCGATACTTTGCGTTGTCCTTGGCATCATGCCTGCTTTAGTTTGCGTACCGGAGAAGCGTTGCGCGCGCCAGCGCTCAACCCGATTTCTTGTTGGCGCGTCGAACAATTAGATGGCATTGTATATGTTCGTGAGAAGCTCGAAATTCAAGGGCAACAACCCTCTCTAATCGAGACTAGCCTGCAAGGGCCGATTATTATTTTAGGAGGTGGCGCTGCTGGTAATGCTGCTGCGGAAATGCTCCGTCGGGAGGGTTATGTTGGTCGTATCACGATGCTGAGCGCTGATGAATCCGAGCCTTGTGACCGCCCCAATCTTTCGAAAGGTTATCTTGCAGGCACAACACCTGAAGAATTCAATCTCCTCCGATCACCAGAATTTTACAGGGAGCATGACATCGATTTGAAGTTGAGCGCTCGAGCAACCACGATCGACACAGCGAATCGGTACGTGCAGCTAGAGAATGGTAGCCGGTTTACCTATGCTGCCCTGCTGCTCGCCACTGGCGCCGAACCTGTTCGGCTTGAAGTCCCTGGTGGAGATCTTCCTCATGTATATTATTTACGCACACTAGCCGATAGTCGCGTGCTTATCGCCAAGGCCCTGACTTCACAACGAGCAGTAGTAATCGGTGCAAGCTTCATCGGACTGGAGGTAGCAGCATCACTTCGAAATCGTGACATCGAAGTACATGTGGTTGGACGAGAGACAAATCCTATGGAGAAAATTCTGGGAGCGGATGTCGGAAAGTTCATCCGCAAACTCCATGAAGACCATGGCGTGACGTTCCATCTCGATACGACTGCTACCTCGATCGACGCTCATAGCATCACATTGCAGAACGGAGAAATAATTCAAGCCGATTTTATCGTGGTTGGCATTGGTGTACGTCCATCAATCGCACTTGCGGAACAGGCAGGATTGGCCACGGATCGTGGTGTCACGGTGAACGAATACCTTGAAACGAGTGTTTCGGGCATATTTGCGGCTGGTGATATCGCACGCTGGCCAGATATGCTTACCGGTGAACACATCCGTGTCGAACACTGGGTTGTTGCTGAGCGTCAGGGACAGACCGCGGCGCGCAATATGCTTGGACAGCGGGAACGTTTTGACGCTGTTCCATTCTTCTGGACCGAGCAGTACGATTTTGGCCTTGCTTATGTCGGCCATGCTGAGCAGTGGGACAAAGCCGAGATCGACGGGCAGCTTGACGCTGATACGCGAAACTGCACGATCACATATCGTCGCGGCGCCAAAAAATTGGCAGTGGCTACTGTTCACCGGGATTTGGAGTGCTTACGCGCGGAAGTCGAATTTGAAAGAAATCTAGCCAAGAAAATGTGA
- a CDS encoding S1C family serine protease, translating into MKLNLIGIIASLLLISVISAHAENDEDVFSKAQHYTVQIRKAVTIPFGSDKKGTAFGAGFVVDTKRGWIMTNAHVVSRSPARLEVAFFGRKFVPAKKVYVDPFLDLAIISINEEMQKATAALPELECTNLPGVGRTVGTFGHPNGLKFTGTRGIISGHTAKYESEMLQTDAPINPGNSGGPLISLSSGRIVGINTSSMNDSQNSNFAVPMQYACRVLELLREGKDPSPPDLPLAFFKAPNEQMQLKIARSLIDPVKFDIRAGDEIIGVPDVVESVENETQLIHALRGRLGNVALRIKREGQELVINGKLEPVKKVNDKTCIMFSGVLLCETPPYMGRDDFNPGKIAVYFVEAGSLGDFNEIEKMDMLNSVNGKKIETLDAFYSVLKTSQEEKKPINFVFRDTGGKGTPSYFTYTERTLPVENLTWVSNEKNGS; encoded by the coding sequence ATGAAACTTAACTTAATTGGAATAATAGCCAGCCTTCTTTTGATCAGCGTAATTTCTGCCCATGCTGAGAACGACGAAGATGTCTTCTCAAAGGCACAGCACTACACAGTACAAATCAGGAAAGCCGTAACTATTCCATTTGGAAGCGATAAAAAAGGTACTGCGTTCGGAGCCGGGTTCGTGGTGGATACAAAGCGTGGCTGGATTATGACCAATGCCCACGTGGTGTCACGCTCACCAGCACGGTTGGAAGTTGCATTTTTTGGCAGGAAATTCGTCCCAGCCAAAAAAGTTTATGTTGATCCTTTCCTTGATCTGGCCATTATTAGTATTAATGAAGAAATGCAAAAGGCTACCGCAGCCTTACCTGAATTAGAGTGTACAAACTTGCCCGGAGTTGGCCGTACGGTGGGCACTTTCGGTCATCCCAACGGCTTGAAATTTACTGGGACGCGCGGCATCATATCTGGACATACCGCTAAATATGAATCGGAAATGCTACAAACTGACGCTCCAATCAACCCCGGAAATTCGGGTGGACCGTTGATCAGTCTATCTTCTGGTCGTATTGTTGGGATAAATACTTCCAGTATGAACGATTCCCAAAACAGCAACTTTGCCGTGCCAATGCAATATGCTTGTCGCGTGCTAGAACTGTTGCGTGAAGGGAAAGATCCTTCGCCCCCTGATTTGCCATTGGCTTTTTTCAAGGCACCCAACGAGCAAATGCAGCTCAAAATTGCCCGTAGCCTGATTGATCCTGTCAAATTTGATATTCGGGCAGGTGACGAAATCATTGGTGTGCCGGATGTGGTCGAGTCCGTCGAAAATGAAACCCAACTTATTCATGCCCTCCGCGGAAGATTGGGTAATGTTGCTTTACGAATCAAGCGTGAGGGGCAAGAACTTGTAATTAATGGAAAACTGGAACCCGTAAAAAAAGTTAACGACAAAACTTGTATTATGTTTTCTGGCGTACTTCTTTGCGAGACTCCGCCCTATATGGGACGAGATGATTTCAATCCGGGCAAGATTGCCGTTTATTTCGTCGAAGCAGGCTCACTGGGGGATTTCAATGAAATTGAAAAAATGGATATGTTGAATTCCGTCAATGGAAAGAAGATAGAAACGCTAGATGCGTTCTATTCAGTGCTCAAAACGTCGCAGGAAGAGAAAAAGCCAATTAACTTTGTTTTCAGAGATACTGGGGGAAAAGGTACACCTTCCTATTTTACTTATACCGAGCGTACACTTCCTGTCGAAAACCTTACCTGGGTAAGCAATGAAAAAAATGGGAGTTGA